AATATCCAAAGAAGGTACTGAAAAGATGTTAAAGGATCGATATGAATTCCATTGAAAATAGCAGGAAGCGAAATGAGAACAATACTCATATTTATCATTCCCATCAACGATGCTATAATCACATTAGAAAGGGCTATCCATTTGTAATCTATTCCCCGCCCACCTTTACCAACTGAATCATTACTTGTACCATTATTATTTCCATTCAAAGTCTCACACCTACATATAAACTTATTTTAAACCAAAGAACAATATATAAGAATTAAATTTAATTAAAGATTATTAATTATAATTATAATAAACTATTAAGATCTTAAAGTCATGGAATCACTAAAACAGGTTTCTTAGTTTCCCTAACAACCCTTTCAGTTACACTTCCCAGAGTATATCTATCTAGACCATGTTTACCTGAAGCACCCATTACAACAAGATCAAAGTTTTCAGATTCTATCATATTGAGTATTGCATTGTAAGGTCTTCCCTCTTCAATAACAGCGGTTATTTTAATGGTTTTATAACCTTCCTCAGCTTCAAGTGCTTCTAATTTTTCTTTAAACTCATAGGCATATTTTTTTCCTTCTTCCTTCAAGGGTTCGTATAATGTTTCGTTTGAACCAGGTACTATTGATAAAGGTAAAACACCAATTCTTGGACTGTAAAGTTCATAAACATATAAAACTACAATTTCGGCGTTACTGGTATTTGCTAACCATAAAGCATGTTTACCTGCCTTTTCTGCATTTAATGAACCATCTGTGGGTAATAAAATTTTTTTGTACATATATCTTGCTCCACTAATATTATTTGTTTTTGAACATAAAAAATTTAATATATCAAGATGTTTGGAGGGGAATATCTAAATTGTAAAAATATATCCCAGTAGTTTTATTTTAAAACAACATGATCTAGGAAAGATTGCCACTACCGAAACTTAGTTAATTATTGTATAGATTAAACTGGAATTTCCTCTGTTAAAACGACCAAGACCAGTTTAGATCGCAATAATATCATACTTTTCAACAAATATGAAGGAACAACCAGCACCAAAACCCAATGACATCAGACTTGGTG
This sequence is a window from Methanobacterium sp. SMA-27. Protein-coding genes within it:
- a CDS encoding universal stress protein, producing the protein MYKKILLPTDGSLNAEKAGKHALWLANTSNAEIVVLYVYELYSPRIGVLPLSIVPGSNETLYEPLKEEGKKYAYEFKEKLEALEAEEGYKTIKITAVIEEGRPYNAILNMIESENFDLVVMGASGKHGLDRYTLGSVTERVVRETKKPVLVIP